Proteins from a single region of Bdellovibrio bacteriovorus:
- a CDS encoding ligase-associated DNA damage response exonuclease, producing the protein MDLIRATDEGLYCEPGDFYIDPWRPVERAVITHAHSDHARYGSKIYYANEKCVPLLNLRLGEGLNIQAKKYGEKFKIGDVTLSFHPAGHVLGSSQVRLEYKGQVWVASGDYKRTPDPSCDAFEVVPCDVFISEATFALPIYQWDTGEITGEKIYEWWQSEPERPSLIFCYALGKAQRILAELKRLTDRKIYLHGSMIHLTGVYRKQGIEMLPTAPVIDQAKDYTFKGDLILAPPSAHRSAWMKRFKDPQTAFASGWMQIRGARRRRGYEKGFVLSDHADWNELNQTIEETQAKTVFLTHGRTDVLQRFLEEKGKKVRLFKTEYEDQGEAEA; encoded by the coding sequence ATGGATTTGATTCGCGCCACCGATGAAGGACTTTACTGTGAACCCGGGGATTTTTATATCGATCCTTGGCGGCCTGTTGAACGTGCGGTCATCACTCACGCCCATTCCGATCATGCCCGTTACGGCAGTAAGATCTATTACGCCAACGAAAAATGCGTTCCGCTTTTAAATCTTCGCTTAGGTGAAGGCCTTAATATCCAAGCCAAAAAATACGGCGAAAAATTTAAAATCGGTGATGTAACGTTAAGCTTTCATCCTGCTGGCCATGTCCTCGGGTCTTCGCAAGTGCGCTTAGAATACAAAGGCCAAGTATGGGTGGCGTCAGGCGATTACAAACGAACCCCCGACCCTTCTTGTGATGCCTTTGAGGTCGTTCCTTGTGATGTGTTTATTTCCGAAGCTACTTTTGCTTTACCTATTTACCAATGGGACACCGGGGAAATCACGGGTGAGAAGATTTACGAATGGTGGCAGTCTGAACCCGAACGGCCCTCTTTGATTTTCTGTTACGCCCTAGGCAAAGCGCAAAGAATCTTAGCCGAACTTAAGCGTCTGACGGATCGTAAAATTTATTTGCACGGCTCGATGATTCATCTGACAGGTGTGTATCGTAAGCAGGGCATTGAAATGCTGCCCACCGCCCCTGTTATTGATCAAGCCAAGGATTATACTTTTAAAGGGGATCTGATTTTAGCGCCGCCTTCGGCCCATCGGTCCGCGTGGATGAAAAGATTTAAAGATCCACAAACCGCATTTGCGTCGGGCTGGATGCAAATCCGCGGGGCTCGCCGTCGTCGTGGCTATGAAAAAGGTTTTGTGCTTTCAGATCACGCCGATTGGAACGAGCTGAATCAAACCATCGAAGAGACCCAAGCCAAGACCGTATTTTTGACCCATGGCCGAACGGATGTTTTACAGAGATTCTTAGAGGAAAAAGGTAAAAAGGTTCGTTTATTTAAGACGGAATATGAAGACCAAGGAGAAGCGGAAGCATGA
- a CDS encoding sensor histidine kinase, with protein sequence MDNWTLKAIQLISRLLAPLGLGLKRDFDLRLAEQKSLAEIQLQQELAQASAQIADDIRGPLMALTTLTHLSHEMGADKKELLKVAVGRIRGIVNDLVQAPADETSDLVTVIEPLLKEYKFSNPSTQWALHNHLSSAQVPVDLDTVQLQRVLSHLLDNAVEAVPENQSSIEVTLMERADHYLLQIMDNGCGIPEDLLPKVAEEGVSHGKEKRHGLGLFEARKTIEALGGELQIRSREGVGTQVILLFPKKFKSEEALVM encoded by the coding sequence ATGGATAATTGGACCTTAAAAGCTATTCAGTTGATTTCTAGATTGCTCGCCCCCCTTGGTTTGGGCTTAAAACGCGATTTTGATCTGCGTTTGGCCGAACAAAAGAGCCTCGCGGAAATTCAATTGCAACAAGAGCTAGCTCAAGCCAGTGCGCAAATCGCGGATGATATTCGTGGCCCGCTGATGGCCTTAACGACCCTAACTCATCTGTCTCACGAAATGGGCGCCGATAAAAAAGAGCTTTTAAAAGTCGCTGTCGGCCGCATTCGTGGCATTGTGAATGACCTGGTTCAAGCTCCCGCGGACGAAACTTCGGACCTGGTGACCGTCATTGAGCCGCTATTGAAAGAATACAAGTTTTCAAACCCCTCCACGCAATGGGCGTTACACAATCACTTAAGTTCAGCTCAAGTCCCGGTTGATTTAGACACCGTGCAATTGCAAAGGGTTTTAAGTCATCTTTTAGATAATGCGGTGGAGGCTGTCCCTGAAAATCAATCTTCTATTGAAGTCACGCTGATGGAAAGAGCCGACCACTACTTACTGCAAATCATGGATAATGGTTGTGGAATTCCTGAAGATCTTTTGCCGAAAGTGGCCGAAGAGGGTGTATCGCACGGAAAAGAAAAGCGTCATGGCTTAGGTCTTTTTGAAGCGCGAAAAACGATTGAAGCTTTAGGTGGAGAATTGCAGATTCGGTCCCGTGAAGGTGTGGGGACGCAAGTGATCTTATTATTCCCCAAAAAATTTAAATCAGAAGAAGCCTTGGTGATGTAA
- a CDS encoding coenzyme F420-0:L-glutamate ligase, which translates to MKTMSASAIQTPIFHVGESLADFIVCYVDSSLIKERMVLAVTTKIVSLAEHCLIPKGSIDKKTLTKNESDIFLGEIGHGVSLAIKHSLLMPGAGVDESNSENGDFIVHPKNPMKSAYELREALMHRWNLKELGVIFTDSRSNPLRLGVTGAALACAGFSPVIDKVGEKDLFGRPLKITKVNVADSLAATAVLMMGEAAEACPLVVLHNTPAEFTESFELSSWMLSPEQDMYQPLYRHMINADKK; encoded by the coding sequence ATGAAAACGATGAGTGCTTCTGCCATTCAAACTCCGATTTTTCATGTCGGCGAAAGTTTGGCAGACTTCATCGTTTGCTATGTTGATAGCTCTTTGATCAAAGAGCGCATGGTCTTAGCCGTCACCACGAAAATCGTGAGCCTGGCGGAACACTGCCTTATCCCTAAAGGCAGCATCGATAAAAAAACACTCACCAAAAACGAGAGTGATATTTTCTTAGGTGAAATCGGTCACGGTGTCAGCCTGGCCATCAAGCACAGTCTGCTGATGCCGGGGGCGGGGGTGGATGAATCCAACTCTGAAAATGGCGATTTTATTGTTCATCCTAAAAACCCGATGAAATCAGCTTACGAACTTCGTGAAGCCTTAATGCATCGCTGGAATTTAAAAGAACTCGGAGTGATCTTCACGGATTCCCGCTCTAATCCTTTACGTTTAGGTGTCACGGGCGCGGCACTGGCTTGTGCCGGTTTTTCACCGGTCATAGACAAAGTGGGTGAAAAAGATCTTTTCGGAAGGCCTCTTAAAATCACCAAAGTCAATGTGGCAGACAGTTTAGCGGCGACAGCAGTTTTAATGATGGGCGAAGCGGCGGAAGCCTGCCCGTTGGTTGTTCTTCACAACACTCCGGCAGAGTTTACGGAAAGTTTTGAATTGTCTTCGTGGATGTTAAGCCCTGAACAGGATATGTATCAGCCCCTTTACCGGCACATGATTAATGCCGATAAAAAGTGA
- a CDS encoding isocitrate/isopropylmalate dehydrogenase family protein has protein sequence MMQLTVIPGDGIGQEIMTQVLRVLKHVNAPFEYEEHAAGESALITHQSLLPQTTVDSINKTKLAIKGPTTTPVGGGHKSINVTMRQKFDLYANVRPVRSLPGVQCVCSDVNLTIVRENTEDLYAGIERMVDDDTAESIKRITRKGSERIARYAYELAQKTGRSQVAIVHKANIMKMSDGLFLKVAQEVGAKYPNIATRDVIVDNACMQLVTRPQQFDVIVTENLYGDILSDLCAGLVGGLGVVPGANIGEKAAIFEAVHGSAPDIAGQNKANPTALLQSAVMMLQHVNEQTKADAIMKALIAALSDVNARTGDLGGKGTTVSFTDAIIQKLG, from the coding sequence ATGATGCAATTGACTGTAATTCCTGGCGATGGAATTGGACAAGAAATTATGACCCAAGTTTTACGTGTACTTAAACACGTCAACGCCCCCTTTGAGTATGAAGAACATGCCGCTGGGGAATCCGCATTGATCACTCACCAAAGTTTATTGCCACAAACGACAGTTGATTCGATCAATAAAACCAAACTTGCGATCAAAGGCCCCACGACAACTCCGGTGGGCGGTGGTCATAAATCTATCAACGTGACCATGAGACAAAAATTCGATCTTTACGCCAACGTGCGCCCTGTACGCTCTTTGCCGGGAGTCCAATGCGTTTGTTCCGATGTGAACTTAACCATCGTGCGTGAAAACACCGAAGATCTTTACGCGGGTATTGAACGCATGGTCGATGACGACACAGCTGAAAGTATTAAACGCATCACGCGCAAAGGATCTGAGCGCATTGCTCGTTATGCTTATGAATTGGCACAAAAAACCGGACGATCTCAGGTCGCGATCGTGCATAAAGCGAATATCATGAAAATGTCAGACGGTTTGTTTTTGAAAGTCGCGCAAGAAGTCGGCGCTAAATACCCAAATATTGCCACTCGCGATGTGATCGTCGACAACGCTTGTATGCAATTAGTCACTCGTCCACAACAGTTTGACGTGATCGTCACTGAAAACTTGTATGGCGATATCCTAAGTGATCTTTGCGCGGGCCTTGTTGGCGGCTTAGGGGTTGTGCCAGGAGCAAATATCGGCGAAAAAGCGGCGATCTTTGAAGCGGTTCACGGATCAGCACCAGATATCGCGGGCCAAAACAAAGCCAACCCGACAGCCTTATTACAATCAGCCGTGATGATGCTTCAACACGTGAACGAACAAACCAAAGCCGATGCGATCATGAAAGCTTTGATTGCCGCGTTGTCTGATGTCAATGCCCGCACAGGTGACTTAGGCGGTAAAGGAACAACGGTTTCTTTCACGGATGCTATCATCCAAAAGTTAGGTTGA
- a CDS encoding matrixin family metalloprotease, whose protein sequence is MKKWLGTSLVLIFMTLQACAPKSQEDCGFVQNVYGERISWKSDVPVTMYLHADVPDSMVQAILSAAETWDRTVGRKIFNIVTYPRVTGPVNPHQDGKNIIYFMKTWEANRTSEQGRTSVYWVGDLIKEADIRLNAADFGYYWRSQTLSAAAKSDRANLPPVNVEALVLHEMGHVLGLKHKDNGGSVMATYLASGDDRVSLANTDETALRCEY, encoded by the coding sequence TTGAAAAAGTGGCTTGGAACCTCATTGGTTCTAATATTTATGACATTGCAAGCGTGTGCGCCTAAGTCTCAAGAAGATTGCGGCTTCGTACAAAACGTTTATGGCGAACGCATCTCTTGGAAAAGCGATGTCCCAGTCACCATGTATCTTCATGCCGATGTGCCAGACTCAATGGTTCAAGCCATTCTTTCAGCGGCAGAGACGTGGGATCGCACGGTGGGTCGTAAGATATTTAATATTGTTACCTATCCTCGCGTGACCGGTCCGGTGAATCCTCATCAAGACGGTAAAAACATCATCTATTTTATGAAAACTTGGGAAGCCAATAGAACTTCCGAACAAGGGCGCACCAGCGTCTATTGGGTTGGTGACCTTATTAAAGAAGCCGACATTCGTTTAAATGCCGCAGATTTTGGCTACTATTGGCGCAGCCAGACGTTAAGTGCGGCGGCGAAAAGTGATCGCGCCAATCTGCCTCCCGTGAACGTGGAAGCCTTGGTGCTTCACGAAATGGGGCATGTTCTTGGGTTAAAACACAAAGATAACGGTGGTTCGGTGATGGCAACGTATTTAGCAAGCGGAGACGATCGCGTGTCGTTAGCGAATACGGATGAAACAGCGCTGCGCTGTGAATACTGA
- a CDS encoding Fic family protein: protein MYKPPFSITSKILTTIANIQEIIGELKTYSRVKPSVKLRKQNKIKTIHHSLAIEGNSLTAEQVTALLENKRILGPKDQIMEVINALELYDRFQEFEPHKEKDLLKAHGILLKGLKTSAGKYRAGNVGVFKGAKVSHIAPPAKQIYQFGAHCTRLGVF, encoded by the coding sequence ATGTATAAGCCTCCATTTAGCATCACCTCAAAGATCCTGACGACCATCGCGAATATTCAAGAAATAATCGGTGAGCTTAAGACTTATAGCCGCGTGAAACCTTCGGTGAAATTACGCAAACAGAATAAGATTAAAACCATTCATCACAGCCTAGCTATTGAAGGCAATTCGCTGACAGCCGAGCAAGTCACCGCCCTTTTAGAGAACAAGAGAATTCTTGGCCCCAAGGATCAAATCATGGAGGTGATCAATGCTCTGGAGCTTTATGACCGCTTCCAGGAGTTTGAGCCCCATAAAGAAAAAGATTTGTTGAAAGCGCACGGAATTCTTTTAAAGGGACTAAAAACTTCCGCAGGTAAATATCGCGCGGGAAATGTGGGCGTTTTTAAGGGAGCTAAAGTGAGTCATATTGCTCCCCCTGCAAAGCAAATCTACCAATTCGGAGCGCATTGCACACGCCTTGGAGTATTTTAA
- a CDS encoding Hsp20/alpha crystallin family protein, translated as MSSIDNTTRKNQQAELNDIQAEHNRKKRQLVKENEAQLSDIKDYYGEKKESLNEANQAAINHIRGRQQKVAEEASAERTRLSENYNARTQALQKTYDQKLNETRQKRQKQLARAKTDAETRVQKIEGDAQDRIQNVRERSSTELAQAKDKYNHDIAQINEFSEKRLEQQRGLNEQALKSETEHGKLVQDRQRERNEKELTKVKSTGDREIAFEKEQHEKKFARMNDANAKRYDQTQKQWVAKEENTNKMYSERLLHNKKENEEQLSLQNRRFQSTYEKNTEANREAFSIQKENLTKELAETRRDFAKAAAKYSEKADDPFYKVEDRGSYLRENPDFYILRAFVPEHEKDNVKVAIQNDKATVSGQRSFKDKMEDASSGKTVSSSNFQTFREEFQFEKPVITEGMTRERQGDWVVYHIPKGIPRFDRKA; from the coding sequence ATGTCGTCCATTGACAATACTACGCGCAAAAATCAACAAGCCGAACTGAATGATATTCAGGCCGAGCACAATCGTAAAAAGCGTCAGCTCGTTAAAGAAAACGAAGCACAACTGTCAGATATCAAAGACTATTACGGTGAAAAAAAAGAGAGTTTGAACGAAGCCAATCAAGCAGCCATCAATCATATCCGCGGACGCCAACAAAAAGTGGCCGAAGAAGCCTCTGCCGAACGCACCCGTTTAAGCGAAAACTACAACGCTCGCACTCAAGCCCTGCAGAAAACCTATGATCAAAAATTAAATGAAACTCGCCAGAAGCGCCAAAAACAACTAGCCCGCGCGAAAACGGACGCTGAAACCCGCGTCCAAAAAATCGAGGGCGATGCGCAAGATCGCATTCAAAATGTGCGCGAGCGCAGCTCAACCGAATTGGCTCAGGCCAAAGACAAATACAATCACGACATAGCACAAATTAACGAATTCAGCGAAAAGCGTTTAGAACAACAACGCGGGCTTAATGAGCAAGCCCTGAAATCAGAAACTGAACACGGGAAACTGGTGCAAGATCGCCAGCGCGAACGCAATGAAAAAGAACTTACCAAAGTTAAATCTACCGGCGATCGCGAAATCGCTTTTGAAAAAGAGCAGCACGAAAAAAAGTTTGCCCGTATGAACGACGCCAATGCCAAACGTTACGATCAAACACAAAAGCAATGGGTCGCCAAAGAAGAAAACACCAACAAGATGTATTCTGAACGCTTGTTGCACAATAAAAAAGAAAACGAAGAGCAATTAAGTCTGCAAAATCGCCGATTCCAAAGTACTTACGAAAAAAACACCGAGGCCAACCGCGAAGCTTTCAGCATCCAAAAAGAAAATCTAACCAAAGAATTAGCGGAAACTCGTCGCGATTTCGCCAAAGCGGCCGCGAAGTATTCTGAAAAAGCCGATGATCCATTTTATAAAGTTGAAGACCGCGGCAGCTATTTAAGAGAAAATCCCGATTTTTATATCTTACGCGCCTTCGTCCCTGAGCATGAAAAAGACAATGTGAAGGTCGCCATTCAAAATGACAAAGCCACCGTCAGTGGTCAGCGCTCATTTAAAGACAAGATGGAAGATGCCAGCTCTGGAAAAACGGTGAGCAGCTCGAACTTCCAAACTTTCCGGGAAGAATTTCAATTTGAAAAACCCGTGATCACTGAAGGCATGACTCGTGAACGTCAAGGTGACTGGGTGGTTTATCATATTCCTAAGGGCATTCCCCGCTTTGATCGCAAGGCTTAA
- a CDS encoding PBECR2 nuclease fold domain-containing protein, translated as MAKAPTKSKSRTKKTKTVPGQGPDSEKEYIVVDEPAGLIFENEEDLFGYFREGIDKLEQEYSSLRAPEDFTDEEQIERENYLEATLDEPDEVWMDETTMGDFPVYHYIKNFDEGAEGFQYVASAYVSSEEEYPTFVFIHFPTKDTRLVQNYQRGELVYDQAFAEVADGAVEGDALGEGDPLAMGLYLAMVRLRGEKDITQDKFQDFAELREETIENADEIWRKNDLDGNVLVSFIKEFPDNEVSSDMVYIAVTQEDESSNVHSLLFSFPTIDKTLVDRYRQGENLQAEDVSQESAH; from the coding sequence ATGGCAAAAGCTCCTACCAAATCGAAGTCCCGCACCAAAAAAACCAAGACTGTTCCTGGCCAAGGTCCAGACTCGGAAAAAGAATATATTGTGGTGGACGAACCAGCCGGTTTGATTTTTGAAAACGAAGAAGATCTTTTTGGATACTTCCGTGAAGGTATCGACAAACTAGAACAAGAATATTCTTCATTAAGAGCCCCCGAAGATTTCACCGACGAAGAACAAATCGAACGTGAAAACTATCTGGAAGCCACTTTAGACGAACCTGATGAAGTGTGGATGGATGAGACAACCATGGGGGATTTCCCGGTTTATCACTACATCAAAAACTTTGACGAGGGTGCGGAAGGTTTTCAATACGTGGCTTCGGCCTATGTTTCTTCCGAAGAAGAATATCCAACCTTTGTCTTTATTCATTTTCCAACCAAAGACACGCGCTTGGTGCAAAACTATCAGCGCGGGGAACTGGTTTACGACCAAGCTTTTGCTGAAGTCGCTGACGGTGCGGTTGAAGGTGACGCCTTGGGTGAGGGGGATCCATTAGCCATGGGTCTTTACCTCGCGATGGTGCGCTTGCGTGGGGAAAAAGACATCACCCAAGATAAATTCCAAGACTTTGCCGAACTTCGTGAAGAGACGATCGAAAATGCAGATGAGATTTGGCGCAAGAATGATTTAGACGGAAATGTCTTAGTCAGCTTTATTAAAGAGTTTCCTGATAATGAAGTTTCATCAGATATGGTTTATATCGCCGTCACGCAAGAAGATGAATCTTCCAATGTGCATTCATTATTATTTTCTTTCCCGACAATTGATAAAACCTTAGTAGATCGATATCGTCAGGGAGAAAACCTGCAAGCCGAAGACGTCAGTCAAGAGTCAGCCCATTAG
- a CDS encoding lipase maturation factor family protein gives MISAMELSTASWLLAKTLSLSYFIAFLSLLPQVLGLFGREGLLSIDHFLNILDKEMRAERFFHLPSVFWLGSSDMTLKAVCFIGMTAASLSFLGFSQSIMLAICFVCYLSFVSCGQVFLSYQWDSLLLEFGFLGLFFAPLEWEWLPLGTHLVQPLIYFLALFLLFKLMFLSGVAKLVSKDTTWRNFTALNFHYWTQPLPTPLAYFASKLPPAIQKISVAMMFVIELVFPFLIWYPGPWQTAAVIGFVGLQVLIAATGNYGFFNLITLGLSLSVLPDSTWGFKIGWVEKEMIAWWATLIPLMVVGPSSVFWIYKSLFEKSKVMDFLLPWMRALYPFRISNPYGLFAIMTRTRPEIVMEGSDDEVNWKEYQFNHKVTSLKKMPTVVAPHQPRLDWQMWFAALETFNDNLWLQNLVTRIFQKSQDVLALLGENPFPQSPPKFIRFLRYEYEFSKWDELRENRQWWKRKLVGPYGPLFERDDFSEEETP, from the coding sequence GTGATTTCCGCGATGGAACTTTCTACCGCCAGCTGGCTCTTGGCAAAAACCTTGAGCCTTTCTTATTTCATCGCCTTTTTATCGCTTTTACCCCAGGTATTAGGATTATTTGGTCGCGAAGGCCTGCTATCGATTGATCACTTTTTAAATATCTTGGACAAAGAAATGCGCGCGGAAAGATTTTTCCATCTGCCCTCGGTGTTTTGGTTAGGTTCTTCGGATATGACCTTAAAAGCGGTGTGCTTTATTGGCATGACGGCCGCTTCGCTTTCTTTTTTGGGTTTTAGTCAAAGCATCATGCTCGCCATTTGTTTTGTCTGTTACCTTTCTTTTGTTAGCTGTGGCCAGGTATTTTTAAGCTATCAGTGGGACAGCCTGCTCTTAGAGTTTGGTTTTTTAGGTTTGTTCTTTGCTCCGTTAGAATGGGAGTGGCTGCCTTTAGGAACTCATCTGGTCCAACCGTTAATTTATTTTTTGGCTTTGTTTTTGTTATTCAAATTAATGTTTCTTTCTGGCGTGGCCAAGCTTGTCAGCAAAGACACTACTTGGCGCAATTTCACCGCTTTAAATTTTCATTATTGGACTCAACCCCTGCCGACACCTTTAGCTTATTTCGCCTCAAAGCTTCCCCCCGCGATTCAAAAAATCAGTGTCGCCATGATGTTTGTGATCGAACTGGTTTTTCCGTTTCTGATTTGGTATCCAGGCCCTTGGCAAACGGCGGCGGTGATCGGTTTTGTTGGCTTGCAGGTTTTAATCGCCGCGACCGGCAATTATGGTTTTTTTAATCTGATCACTTTGGGATTAAGTTTAAGCGTTCTCCCCGATAGCACGTGGGGATTTAAAATCGGCTGGGTTGAAAAAGAAATGATCGCATGGTGGGCGACATTAATACCGCTGATGGTCGTTGGGCCCTCTTCGGTATTTTGGATTTATAAAAGTCTTTTTGAAAAAAGCAAAGTCATGGATTTTCTTTTACCATGGATGAGAGCTCTTTATCCTTTTCGTATTTCAAATCCCTATGGCCTTTTTGCGATCATGACCCGCACGCGTCCGGAAATCGTCATGGAAGGCAGCGATGATGAAGTGAATTGGAAAGAATATCAGTTCAACCACAAAGTGACCTCACTTAAGAAAATGCCCACCGTCGTCGCCCCTCATCAGCCGCGCCTGGATTGGCAAATGTGGTTTGCCGCGCTTGAAACTTTCAACGACAACTTGTGGTTACAAAATCTCGTCACCCGCATATTTCAAAAATCACAAGATGTCCTAGCCCTGCTGGGTGAAAATCCTTTTCCCCAATCTCCCCCTAAATTTATTCGTTTTTTGCGTTACGAATACGAGTTCTCAAAATGGGACGAGCTTCGGGAAAACCGGCAATGGTGGAAACGAAAACTTGTGGGTCCCTATGGACCTTTGTTTGAGCGTGACGATTTTTCAGAGGAAGAAACTCCTTAA